In one Streptomyces venezuelae genomic region, the following are encoded:
- a CDS encoding 1-hydroxy-2-methyl-2-butenyl 4-diphosphate reductase has product MDRNPAQRPGPAPLLIACALGIEHLALRTGDRKGAPGDMTVLRTGMGPKNAERAVTGALGKHTLRDAAVLATGFCAGLAPGMHPGDLVVAEETRDTRGSTPCTGTGLLVEELVRAVPGRTVHTGPLTGSDHVVRGPERGALLATGAIAVDMESAATLHSAVRTGQRPVAAVRVVVDAPQHELVRIGTVRGGISAFRVLRAVLPAFFEWHRSSLLPRR; this is encoded by the coding sequence ATGGACCGGAACCCGGCCCAGCGGCCGGGCCCCGCCCCCCTGCTGATCGCCTGCGCGCTCGGCATCGAGCACCTCGCCCTGCGCACCGGCGACCGCAAGGGCGCGCCGGGAGACATGACCGTGCTGCGCACCGGCATGGGCCCCAAGAACGCCGAGCGCGCCGTCACCGGTGCGCTCGGGAAGCACACCCTGCGCGACGCGGCCGTACTGGCCACCGGCTTCTGCGCCGGACTCGCCCCCGGCATGCACCCCGGTGACCTCGTCGTCGCCGAGGAGACCAGGGACACGCGCGGCAGCACGCCCTGCACGGGAACCGGGCTGCTGGTCGAGGAGCTGGTGCGGGCCGTGCCCGGCCGCACCGTGCACACCGGACCGCTCACCGGCTCCGACCACGTCGTCCGCGGCCCCGAGCGCGGCGCCCTCCTGGCCACGGGCGCGATCGCCGTGGACATGGAGTCCGCCGCGACGCTCCACAGCGCCGTACGCACCGGTCAGCGGCCCGTTGCGGCCGTCCGGGTGGTCGTGGACGCCCCACAGCACGAACTCGTCCGCATCGGCACGGTGCGCGGTGGAATATCAGCTTTCCGTGTTCTTCGTGCCGTGCTCCCCGCTTTCTTTGAATGGCACCGTTCTTCGCTGCTCCCTCGGAGGTGA
- the shc gene encoding squalene--hopene cyclase yields the protein MTATTDGSTGAATPRAASASQSTEPVDLIHTTAAGPHEAAARAMRRSTDFLLARQDAEGWWKGDLETNVTMDAEDLLLRQFLGIRDEDTTRAAALFIRGEQRDDGTWATFFGGPGELSTTIEAYVALRLAGDRPDEAHMAKASAWIRDRGGIAEARVFTRIWLALFGWWKWDDLPELPPELIYFPKWVPLNIYDFGCWARQTIVPLTIVSAKRPVRPAPFALDELHTDARVPNPTKPLAPVASWDGVFQRLDKALHVYHKVAPRPLRRAAMNSAARWIIERQENDGCWGGIQPPAVYSVIALHLLGYDLDHPVLKAGLASLDRFAVWREDGSRMIEACQSPVWDTCLATIALADAGVPADHPQLVKAADWMLGEQIVRPGDWSVRRPGLTPGGWAFEFHNDNYPDIDDTAEVALALRRVAHPDKARLENAIDRGVRWNLGMQSKNGAWGAFDVDNTSPFPNRLPFCDFGEVIDPPSADVTGHVVEMLAVEGKSRDPRTRRGIDWLLAEQEENGAWFGRWGVNYIYGTGSVVPALVTAGLPASHPAIRRAVRWVESVQNDDGGWGEDLRSYRDRGWVGHGTSSASQTAWALLALLSAGEREAKSTERGIAWLVEAQRADGSWDEPYFTGTGFPWDFSINYHLYRQVFPLTALGRYINGEPFAGGSDARPAKGS from the coding sequence ATGACAGCGACGACCGACGGAAGCACCGGAGCGGCCACGCCCCGCGCAGCCTCGGCCAGCCAGTCCACCGAACCCGTCGACCTGATCCATACGACCGCGGCAGGCCCCCACGAGGCCGCCGCGCGCGCCATGCGGCGCTCCACGGACTTCCTGCTCGCCCGGCAGGACGCCGAAGGCTGGTGGAAGGGCGACCTCGAGACCAATGTGACCATGGACGCCGAGGACCTCCTCCTGCGGCAGTTCCTCGGGATCCGGGACGAGGACACCACGCGCGCCGCCGCGCTCTTCATCCGCGGCGAGCAGCGCGACGACGGCACCTGGGCCACGTTCTTCGGCGGCCCCGGCGAACTCTCCACCACCATCGAGGCGTACGTCGCGCTGCGCCTGGCCGGCGACCGGCCCGACGAGGCCCACATGGCGAAGGCCTCCGCGTGGATCCGCGACCGGGGCGGCATCGCCGAGGCCCGCGTCTTCACCCGGATCTGGCTCGCCCTCTTCGGCTGGTGGAAGTGGGACGACCTGCCCGAACTCCCGCCGGAGCTCATCTACTTCCCCAAGTGGGTGCCGCTCAACATCTACGACTTCGGCTGCTGGGCGCGGCAGACGATAGTGCCGCTCACCATCGTGTCGGCCAAGCGGCCCGTGCGCCCCGCGCCGTTCGCCCTGGACGAGCTGCACACCGACGCGCGCGTGCCGAACCCCACCAAGCCCCTCGCCCCCGTGGCGAGTTGGGACGGTGTCTTCCAACGGCTCGACAAGGCGCTGCACGTCTACCACAAGGTCGCGCCGCGCCCGCTGCGCAGGGCCGCGATGAACAGCGCCGCCCGCTGGATCATCGAGCGGCAGGAGAACGACGGCTGCTGGGGTGGGATCCAGCCGCCCGCCGTCTACTCCGTCATCGCGCTGCACCTGCTCGGCTACGACCTGGACCACCCCGTCCTGAAGGCCGGGCTCGCCTCCCTCGACCGGTTCGCCGTGTGGCGCGAGGACGGCTCCCGGATGATCGAGGCCTGCCAGTCGCCCGTGTGGGACACCTGTCTGGCGACGATCGCGCTCGCGGACGCCGGAGTGCCCGCCGACCACCCGCAGTTGGTCAAGGCCGCCGACTGGATGCTCGGCGAGCAGATCGTGCGCCCCGGCGACTGGTCGGTGCGCAGGCCCGGCCTCACGCCCGGCGGCTGGGCGTTCGAGTTCCACAACGACAACTACCCCGACATCGACGACACCGCCGAGGTCGCCCTCGCGCTGCGCCGGGTCGCGCACCCCGACAAGGCGCGCCTGGAGAACGCCATCGACCGCGGGGTGCGCTGGAACCTCGGCATGCAGTCGAAGAACGGCGCCTGGGGCGCCTTCGACGTCGACAACACGAGCCCCTTCCCCAACCGGCTGCCGTTCTGCGACTTCGGCGAGGTCATCGACCCGCCGTCCGCCGACGTCACGGGCCACGTCGTGGAGATGCTCGCCGTCGAGGGCAAGTCCCGCGACCCGCGCACCCGGCGCGGCATCGACTGGCTCCTCGCCGAACAGGAGGAGAACGGCGCCTGGTTCGGGCGCTGGGGCGTCAACTACATCTATGGCACGGGGTCGGTGGTGCCCGCCCTGGTCACCGCCGGGCTGCCCGCATCGCACCCGGCGATCCGGCGCGCTGTGCGGTGGGTCGAGTCGGTGCAGAACGACGACGGCGGCTGGGGCGAGGACCTGCGCTCCTACCGCGACCGGGGCTGGGTGGGACACGGCACGTCGTCGGCGTCGCAGACCGCGTGGGCGCTGCTGGCCCTGCTGTCGGCGGGCGAGCGCGAGGCGAAGTCGACGGAGCGGGGCATCGCCTGGCTCGTCGAGGCGCAGCGCGCGGACGGTTCGTGGGACGAGCCGTACTTCACCGGCACCGGCTTCCCCTGGGACTTCTCCATCAACTACCACCTCTACCGGCAGGTGTTCCCGCTCACCGCCCTCGGCAGGTACATCAACGGGGAGCCCTTCGCCGGCGGCTCCGACGCCCGCCCCGCCAAGGGCAGCTGA
- a CDS encoding polyprenyl synthetase family protein — translation MKLDLLGSGPQRNSTGTRGETVPTVPSAEKTAADTVDVTSLLEQGRTLATPVLRAAVDRLAPPMDTVAAYHFGWIDAEGNPSDGDGGKAVRPALALLSAEAAGAPPEVGVPGAVAVELVHNFSLLHDDLMDGDEQRRHRDTVWKVHGPAQAILVGDALFALGNEILLELGTVEAGRATRRLITATRALIDGQAQDISYEHRDRVTVEECLEMEGKKTGALLACAVSIGAVLGGADDHTADTLEKYGYHLGLAFQAVDDLLGIWGDPEATGKQTWSDLRQRKKSLPVVAALAAGGPASERLGELLTADSKSSDFENFSEDEFAARAALIEEAGGREWTAKEARRQHAVAIEALDHVQMPDRVRAQLVALADFVVVRER, via the coding sequence GTGAAGCTCGACCTTCTGGGGTCAGGTCCCCAGCGAAACAGCACCGGAACAAGAGGAGAAACTGTGCCGACTGTGCCCTCGGCCGAGAAAACGGCTGCCGACACGGTGGACGTGACCTCACTGCTCGAGCAAGGAAGGACGCTGGCCACCCCGGTGCTGCGGGCCGCGGTGGACCGTCTCGCGCCGCCCATGGACACCGTGGCCGCCTACCACTTCGGCTGGATCGACGCGGAGGGCAACCCCTCCGACGGCGACGGCGGCAAGGCGGTGCGTCCCGCGCTCGCCCTGCTCTCCGCCGAGGCCGCAGGCGCGCCCCCCGAGGTCGGCGTCCCCGGCGCGGTCGCCGTCGAACTCGTGCACAACTTCTCACTGCTGCACGACGATCTGATGGACGGCGACGAGCAGCGCCGCCACCGCGACACCGTGTGGAAGGTGCACGGCCCCGCGCAGGCCATCCTCGTCGGCGACGCCCTCTTCGCACTCGGCAACGAGATCCTCCTCGAACTCGGCACCGTCGAGGCGGGCCGCGCCACCCGCCGCCTCATCACCGCCACCCGCGCGCTGATCGACGGCCAGGCCCAGGACATCAGCTACGAGCACCGCGACCGGGTCACCGTCGAGGAGTGCCTGGAGATGGAGGGCAAGAAGACCGGCGCCCTGCTCGCCTGCGCGGTCTCCATCGGTGCCGTCCTCGGCGGCGCGGACGACCACACCGCGGACACCCTGGAGAAGTACGGGTACCACCTCGGCCTCGCCTTCCAGGCCGTGGACGATCTGCTCGGCATCTGGGGCGACCCGGAGGCCACCGGCAAGCAGACGTGGAGCGATCTGCGCCAGCGCAAGAAGTCGCTGCCCGTGGTGGCCGCCCTGGCCGCGGGCGGCCCCGCGTCCGAGCGGCTCGGCGAGCTGCTCACCGCCGACTCCAAGAGCAGCGACTTCGAGAACTTCTCCGAGGACGAGTTCGCCGCGCGCGCCGCCCTCATCGAGGAGGCGGGCGGCCGCGAGTGGACCGCCAAGGAGGCCCGGCGCCAGCACGCCGTCGCCATCGAGGCGCTGGACCACGTCCAGATGCCGGACCGTGTCCGGGCGCAGCTCGTCGCGCTCGCCGACTTCGTCGTCGTACGAGAGAGATGA
- the hpnE gene encoding hydroxysqualene dehydroxylase HpnE, translated as MQPEGLTEDAEGRSAGAAAVVVGGGLAGITTALALADAGLRVTLLEGRPRLGGLAFSFQRGALTVDNGQHVYLRCCTAYRWFLDRIEGTHLAPVQERLDVPVLDADRNRLGRLRRTALPVPLHLAASLATYPHLSVAERAKVGRAALALKGLDPADPVLDGQDFGSWLARNGQSARAIEALWDLVGVATLNARAGDASLGLAAMVFKTGLLSEPGAADIGWARVPLGDLHDTLARKALDAAGVRTELKARVTSISRTDNGGWCVEVPGETIEAQTVVLAVPQHETHDLLPDGALDQPDRLLDIDTAPILNIHVVYDRKVLKRPFFAALGTPVQWVFDRTEASGLTDGQYLALSQSVAQDEIDAPVAALRERYLPELERLLPAAHGAGVRDFFVTRERTATFAPTPGVGRLRPGARTKARGLYLAGAWTATGWPATMESAVRSGISAAEAALSTLDRPRDHLFAFEEAAA; from the coding sequence ATGCAGCCCGAGGGGCTGACCGAGGACGCCGAAGGCCGCTCCGCAGGGGCGGCCGCCGTGGTGGTCGGCGGCGGCCTCGCGGGCATCACCACGGCGCTCGCGCTCGCCGACGCGGGCCTGCGCGTGACGCTCCTCGAAGGACGGCCCCGGCTCGGCGGGCTCGCGTTCTCCTTCCAGCGCGGGGCCCTGACCGTCGACAACGGTCAGCACGTGTACCTGCGCTGCTGCACCGCCTACCGCTGGTTCCTCGACCGCATCGAAGGCACCCACCTCGCACCCGTGCAGGAACGTCTCGACGTGCCCGTCCTCGACGCGGACCGCAACCGGCTCGGACGCCTCAGGCGCACCGCGCTCCCCGTGCCGCTGCACCTCGCGGCGAGCCTCGCCACCTACCCTCATCTGTCGGTCGCCGAGCGCGCCAAGGTGGGCCGCGCGGCGCTCGCCCTCAAGGGACTCGACCCGGCCGACCCCGTCCTCGACGGCCAGGACTTCGGCAGCTGGCTGGCCAGGAACGGTCAGTCCGCGCGCGCCATCGAGGCGCTCTGGGACCTCGTGGGCGTCGCGACGCTCAACGCCCGCGCGGGCGACGCCTCCCTGGGGCTCGCCGCGATGGTGTTCAAGACCGGGCTGCTCTCCGAACCGGGCGCCGCCGACATCGGCTGGGCCCGGGTGCCCCTCGGTGATCTGCACGACACACTGGCCCGCAAGGCGCTCGACGCCGCGGGAGTGCGTACGGAACTAAAGGCACGCGTCACCTCCATCTCCCGTACGGACAACGGCGGTTGGTGCGTGGAGGTTCCCGGCGAGACCATCGAGGCACAGACCGTCGTGCTCGCCGTGCCGCAGCACGAGACGCACGACCTCCTCCCCGATGGCGCCCTCGACCAGCCCGACCGGCTGCTCGACATCGACACCGCGCCGATCCTGAACATCCACGTCGTGTACGACAGGAAGGTGCTGAAGCGGCCGTTCTTCGCCGCCCTCGGCACGCCCGTGCAGTGGGTCTTCGACCGGACCGAGGCCTCCGGACTGACCGACGGGCAGTACCTGGCGCTCTCGCAGTCGGTCGCGCAGGACGAGATCGACGCACCCGTCGCCGCCCTGCGAGAGCGCTATCTGCCCGAGCTGGAGCGGCTGCTGCCCGCGGCGCACGGCGCCGGGGTGCGGGACTTCTTCGTCACCCGCGAGCGCACCGCGACCTTCGCGCCCACCCCCGGTGTCGGCAGGCTCCGCCCCGGCGCCCGCACCAAGGCCCGCGGCCTCTACCTCGCGGGCGCGTGGACCGCCACCGGGTGGCCCGCGACCATGGAGAGCGCCGTGCGCAGCGGCATCAGCGCGGCCGAAGCCGCCCTCTCCACCCTCGACCGCCCCCGTGATCACCTCTTCGCATTCGAGGAGGCGGCGGCGTGA
- the hpnD gene encoding presqualene diphosphate synthase HpnD encodes MSRAVESDQHVSASVLAAYSYCEAVTGRQARNFAYGIRLLPTPKRRAMSALYALSRRVDDIGDGELAPDVKAQRLDDTRATVARIRAGEVREDDTDPVAVALGHAAAHFPIPMEGLDELIDGVLMDVRGETYETWEDLKVYCRCVAGAIGRLSLGVFGTERGALHAERAPEYADTLGLALQLTNILRDVREDALDGRTYLPADDLAKFGCSAGFSGSEPPAGADFAGLVHFEVRRARALFAEGYRLLPMLDRRSGACVAAMAGIYRRLLDRIEREPEAVLRGRVSLPGREKAYVAVRGLSGLDARNVSRQTVRRRV; translated from the coding sequence GTGAGCCGGGCCGTGGAGTCGGATCAGCACGTATCCGCGTCGGTGCTCGCCGCGTACAGCTACTGCGAGGCCGTCACCGGCCGACAGGCGCGCAACTTCGCGTACGGCATCAGACTGCTGCCGACGCCCAAGCGCCGGGCGATGTCCGCGCTCTACGCACTCTCCCGGCGCGTCGACGACATCGGCGACGGCGAGCTCGCCCCGGACGTCAAGGCGCAGCGGCTCGACGACACCCGTGCGACGGTCGCGCGGATCCGCGCGGGCGAGGTGCGGGAGGACGACACCGACCCCGTGGCGGTCGCCCTCGGCCACGCCGCCGCGCACTTCCCGATCCCCATGGAAGGCCTCGACGAACTCATCGACGGTGTCCTCATGGACGTACGCGGTGAGACGTACGAGACGTGGGAGGACCTCAAGGTCTACTGCCGCTGCGTCGCCGGGGCCATCGGGCGGCTCTCGCTCGGGGTGTTCGGCACCGAACGGGGGGCGCTCCACGCCGAGCGCGCGCCCGAGTACGCCGACACGCTCGGTCTCGCGCTCCAACTGACCAACATTCTCCGGGACGTTCGCGAGGACGCCCTGGACGGACGGACCTATCTGCCCGCCGACGATCTCGCCAAGTTCGGCTGCTCCGCCGGGTTCTCGGGCTCCGAGCCGCCCGCCGGAGCCGACTTCGCGGGCCTCGTCCACTTCGAGGTGCGCCGCGCGAGGGCCCTGTTCGCCGAGGGCTACCGCCTGCTGCCCATGCTGGACCGGCGCAGCGGCGCCTGCGTGGCCGCCATGGCCGGCATCTACCGCCGCCTCCTCGACCGCATCGAGCGGGAGCCGGAAGCGGTGCTGCGCGGCCGTGTCTCGCTCCCCGGGCGCGAGAAGGCGTACGTCGCCGTGCGCGGACTGTCCGGTCTCGACGCGCGGAACGTGTCACGACAGACCGTCCGGAGGCGTGTGTGA